Proteins co-encoded in one bacterium genomic window:
- a CDS encoding DegT/DnrJ/EryC1/StrS family aminotransferase, with translation MATPWLVPLTDTTLDEAEFDAVAEVLRSGWLTMGREVAAFEREFADAMGMKHGIAVSNGTAALHLAYEAAGLGPEDEFCVPALTFVATMNAGLYLGAKPVLIDCTSEDDLTTSVADLESKITPRTRLIATIPYGGFPPDMEAIEALVRDRNIPLVEDACHAPLALLGDRHIGSFGLASTWSFYGNKNMTTGEGGMVLTDDEATADRIRLLRSHGMSTGTWQRHHGDASRYDVEAMGYNYRLDEVRAAMGRQQLRKLPEYTQRRTHAAAMLRDRLQPLTERGLQIPFATPRGTPVHHLFVVLLPPGTDRWKFRESLKSQGIQTSFHYPALHSFTHTRRMFEGLELPVLDSLIDRLVTLPMGPHLDEEKIDLIGKAVEGAL, from the coding sequence ATGGCCACGCCCTGGCTCGTACCGCTCACAGATACTACGCTCGACGAGGCAGAATTTGACGCCGTCGCCGAAGTTTTGCGCTCCGGGTGGTTGACCATGGGGCGCGAAGTCGCCGCTTTCGAGCGCGAATTCGCCGACGCGATGGGGATGAAGCATGGCATCGCGGTTTCCAACGGCACCGCGGCGCTGCACCTGGCCTACGAGGCCGCCGGACTCGGCCCGGAGGACGAATTCTGTGTCCCGGCGCTGACGTTTGTCGCCACCATGAATGCCGGGCTCTACCTGGGGGCAAAGCCGGTCCTGATCGATTGCACCAGCGAGGACGACCTGACGACCTCCGTGGCGGACCTGGAAAGCAAGATCACACCGCGCACCCGCCTGATCGCAACGATTCCGTACGGCGGATTCCCGCCGGACATGGAAGCCATCGAGGCCCTCGTGCGCGACCGCAACATCCCGCTTGTCGAGGACGCCTGCCACGCACCGCTGGCGCTGCTGGGCGACCGGCACATCGGCTCGTTCGGCCTCGCGTCCACCTGGTCGTTCTATGGGAATAAGAACATGACGACGGGCGAGGGCGGGATGGTTCTGACCGACGACGAGGCCACGGCCGATCGCATTCGCCTGCTGCGCAGCCACGGCATGAGCACCGGCACCTGGCAGCGCCATCACGGCGACGCGTCCCGCTACGATGTCGAAGCGATGGGCTACAACTATCGGCTGGACGAGGTCCGTGCCGCGATGGGCCGCCAGCAGTTGCGCAAGCTCCCGGAGTACACCCAGCGCCGCACGCACGCCGCGGCGATGCTGCGCGACCGCCTGCAGCCGCTCACCGAACGCGGCCTGCAGATCCCCTTCGCGACGCCTCGCGGCACGCCGGTGCATCACCTGTTTGTCGTGCTGCTGCCACCCGGGACGGATCGCTGGAAATTCCGCGAATCCCTCAAGTCGCAAGGCATCCAGACGTCCTTCCACTACCCGGCGCTGCATTCCTTCACACACACGCGCCGCATGTTCGAAGGCCTCGAACTCCCTGTGCTGGACAGCCTGATCGACCGCCTCGTCACCCTCCCCATGGGTCCGCACCTGGACGAAGAGAAGATCGACCTGATCGGCAAGGCGGTTGAGGGGGCGTTGTAA
- a CDS encoding DUF4340 domain-containing protein — protein sequence MSSEKEKPYLDAPSAPPRRRKGRRRTMLLLVAVGVVLIVGSWLLIGGRGDWEFLTEENTTGPRMFTLADQGEGIDAIKIRYPSGKEHELSLRDGRWQIRSGGTWLPISSERQRLLMESAEGEPELLRPMLGAYQGNNPANHEHAFGVTSGSGLRVQFFADGDMVRDWMVSLKSPRDEASNYIRSPNSLSVYLVDANLRDNFAGERLLDWRRRWVFEDVDVGQIAAVEITELESGRPVYFLEKGDSGWSIRLEDGARPALAHAVDHTLQELSRMRILDYPPEGSGPFYASQAIRVSLKVRGEETSRSVAIGLEEASKYGLLPARLQDTDEIVMIGRPFCLLRAADSYFLPETAVTESEPTASDAASTESVELDQGEPVDSPQPVLSDPMAGASA from the coding sequence ATGTCTTCCGAGAAGGAAAAACCCTATCTGGACGCTCCGAGCGCCCCCCCGCGCCGCCGGAAAGGGCGCCGGCGCACGATGCTGCTGCTGGTGGCCGTGGGCGTCGTGCTGATCGTCGGCTCGTGGCTGCTGATTGGCGGGCGCGGCGATTGGGAGTTCCTGACCGAGGAAAATACGACCGGTCCTCGGATGTTCACCCTGGCCGACCAGGGGGAAGGCATAGACGCGATCAAGATTCGCTATCCGAGCGGCAAAGAGCACGAGTTGTCTCTGCGGGATGGCCGCTGGCAAATCCGCAGCGGCGGCACCTGGCTTCCGATCTCCAGCGAGAGGCAACGGCTGCTGATGGAATCCGCCGAAGGCGAGCCGGAGTTACTCCGGCCGATGCTCGGAGCCTATCAGGGAAACAACCCCGCGAATCACGAGCACGCTTTCGGTGTGACGAGCGGTTCCGGGCTTCGGGTGCAGTTCTTCGCCGATGGCGACATGGTGCGGGATTGGATGGTCAGCCTGAAGTCGCCGCGTGACGAAGCGTCGAATTACATCCGCTCCCCAAACAGCCTGTCCGTGTATCTGGTGGATGCGAACCTGCGAGATAATTTCGCGGGCGAACGGCTGCTGGACTGGCGGCGTCGCTGGGTCTTCGAAGATGTCGATGTGGGTCAGATTGCAGCGGTCGAGATCACGGAACTGGAATCCGGTCGCCCGGTCTATTTCCTGGAGAAAGGCGATTCCGGATGGAGCATTCGCCTGGAAGACGGCGCGCGCCCAGCCCTGGCCCACGCGGTCGATCACACCTTGCAGGAATTGTCTCGAATGCGAATCCTGGATTACCCGCCGGAGGGTTCCGGCCCGTTCTATGCGAGTCAGGCGATCCGGGTCTCGCTGAAGGTCCGCGGGGAGGAGACCTCGCGGAGCGTGGCCATTGGACTCGAGGAAGCGTCGAAGTATGGGCTGCTGCCCGCGCGTCTGCAGGACACCGATGAGATCGTCATGATCGGCCGGCCGTTCTGTCTGCTGCGCGCAGCGGATTCCTACTTCTTGCCTGAAACCGCCGTCACGGAAAGCGAGCCGACAGCGAGCGACGCCGCCTCTACCGAATCCGTTGAACTCGACCAAGGAGAGCCCGTTGACTCCCCCCAGCCCGTCCTTTCCGATCCAATGGCAGGAGCGTCTGCGTAA
- the bshC gene encoding bacillithiol biosynthesis cysteine-adding enzyme BshC: MTPPSPSFPIQWQERLRNADPEVLAWYAAGPQDLAEHARRRIDRMPDPLTDNELQEWLDWLAPFDPPESVLSNLRKLTEAGTLAVVTGQQAGLFGGPMMVLFKAIAAVKLAREIETATGRPTVPIFWVASDDHDFAEIAVHEWAAADGSLRTWRVEEDPAQAGFPVYARTLPKEQLRAFLEEFLESTPETDFRPDIEAFIRTQIEDPTATWESQFVATILKYLGTTGLVPVAPRLGWLRRRAAPVMKREIEMATDSSRLLLEAGERLQGLGAEGATIHRRGNEASFFLDWKGVRAKVVWDADTAKVLHPVGGEELAQLTRDELLGRLDSTPEDFSPNAALRPVVQDVALPTVAYVGGPAEVLYHAQIGALYEHFDAFRPALVPRPSGVLIEGRLNRLAKKLDLSIAEALQGGSTEVHEAAVRQADPEGLRGRVDEQVREVQRALEQLGTLVESETKDTGLRQAVDKIAGGVEKGTEKFIGRLDDFLIRRDQERVQQADRLIEALWPNGAPQERVVGMLSPLVRNYGPDAPIAIGEALDPHAQGMQMLDVSAIMGK, from the coding sequence TTGACTCCCCCCAGCCCGTCCTTTCCGATCCAATGGCAGGAGCGTCTGCGTAACGCCGATCCCGAGGTCCTCGCGTGGTACGCCGCAGGCCCCCAGGATCTCGCTGAACATGCCCGGCGACGCATCGATCGCATGCCGGATCCTCTGACCGACAACGAACTTCAGGAATGGCTGGATTGGCTCGCGCCATTCGATCCCCCGGAATCCGTCCTTTCAAATCTCAGGAAGCTGACCGAGGCGGGGACCCTTGCGGTCGTCACTGGGCAGCAGGCCGGCCTGTTTGGCGGGCCGATGATGGTGCTATTCAAAGCGATCGCCGCGGTGAAGCTGGCGCGCGAGATCGAAACGGCGACCGGCCGTCCCACCGTCCCCATTTTCTGGGTCGCCTCGGACGATCATGATTTCGCCGAGATCGCCGTCCACGAATGGGCTGCCGCGGACGGATCACTGCGCACGTGGCGCGTCGAGGAAGATCCCGCACAAGCTGGTTTCCCGGTGTACGCACGCACGCTTCCGAAGGAGCAATTGCGCGCGTTCCTCGAGGAGTTTCTGGAAAGCACTCCCGAAACGGATTTCCGCCCTGACATCGAGGCATTCATTCGCACTCAGATTGAAGACCCTACTGCAACGTGGGAAAGCCAGTTCGTGGCAACGATCCTCAAATACCTCGGCACAACGGGGCTTGTGCCGGTCGCACCGCGCCTCGGTTGGTTGCGCCGACGCGCGGCTCCCGTAATGAAGCGCGAAATCGAGATGGCGACGGATTCCAGCCGCCTGCTTCTGGAAGCCGGCGAGAGGTTGCAGGGGCTCGGCGCGGAAGGGGCCACGATTCATCGTCGCGGCAACGAAGCGAGTTTCTTCCTCGACTGGAAGGGCGTTCGCGCAAAGGTCGTTTGGGATGCCGATACGGCGAAGGTCCTTCACCCGGTTGGCGGAGAAGAGCTTGCGCAACTGACGCGCGACGAACTGCTGGGGCGACTGGATTCCACGCCTGAAGATTTTAGCCCGAACGCAGCTTTGCGTCCTGTCGTGCAGGACGTTGCACTGCCGACCGTCGCGTATGTCGGCGGCCCAGCAGAGGTGCTCTACCACGCGCAGATCGGGGCGCTGTACGAGCACTTCGACGCGTTTCGCCCGGCGCTCGTTCCGCGCCCTTCGGGTGTCCTGATCGAAGGTCGCCTGAATCGCCTTGCGAAGAAGCTGGACTTGAGCATCGCAGAAGCTCTGCAAGGCGGCTCGACTGAGGTTCACGAAGCGGCTGTCCGCCAGGCCGATCCGGAAGGCTTGCGGGGGCGAGTCGATGAGCAGGTTCGCGAAGTCCAGCGTGCACTCGAGCAACTGGGTACGCTGGTCGAATCGGAAACCAAGGACACGGGCTTGCGCCAGGCCGTCGACAAGATTGCGGGTGGTGTGGAAAAGGGGACGGAGAAGTTCATCGGGCGCCTGGATGACTTCCTGATCCGGCGTGACCAGGAGCGCGTTCAGCAGGCGGACCGTTTGATCGAAGCTCTGTGGCCGAATGGCGCTCCGCAGGAACGTGTCGTGGGAATGCTGTCCCCTCTCGTGCGCAATTACGGTCCCGATGCGCCGATTGCCATTGGCGAAGCGCTCGATCCGCATGCCCAAGGCATGCAGATGCTCGATGTGTCCGCAATCATGGGGAAGTAA
- a CDS encoding serine/threonine protein kinase yields the protein MATPDRSENEALLQAAITHGLITQDQLVDLAREALHHDSDYDVGQILVEQGYISEDQLRVLRKSLDGEIGEDLELQRTVQVEPERTVRVEEGEETLLLDPGEAGLLAEETVPESPAEGQPDQQSSASVELWKADSSELSPREAPPAEPALTEESPISSNVSQGASRSAAAQRVSSARQMTDADRDRIRRAAAGENLDLVGVNLGGYRIEGRLGSGGMGDVYEATQIALDRRVALKVLPTHMAKHENYINKFFEEARTLASFTHANIVQVYDVGEAEGLHYFTMEKVEGHTLRDLISEDETVPVEVCTNLMKQCLRGLHRAKKAGVIHRDIKPGNILISDQGDLKLVDFGLAAIISDSGAFESDEIVGTPLYISPEQAAGLPQTFKTDMYSLGATFYHLCTGEPPYRGKSSYETTQLHIEAPIPNASDRKSEIPPTFSAILQKMMAKQPEERFKDYNDLFQMIEAFELAEGIIKSPTDFLAESLLNIGDRGVRHIWRKIGLMSAVGLALTVLAIAVHNLLRSWGHHSWLSLTGDVGTAFFAMAVLFIAYVAMARRRMIPVFGQIRVWMYAHIFCALISFFLVTIHSGNFFQWFYTKDGGFLSKGQVTYQYADRNIYDFVPIIPFLNSLIFLVVIVSGLVGATIWRDISKQVTLERIQAGKNPPPKDTRMTMSVFSQTVFKFWRIIHYPLAVALGLLTLLHVLSILWYRGM from the coding sequence ATGGCGACGCCAGACCGTTCGGAAAATGAAGCCTTATTGCAGGCGGCCATCACGCATGGGCTGATCACACAGGATCAGCTCGTGGATCTGGCGCGCGAGGCCCTCCATCACGACAGCGATTACGATGTCGGGCAGATTCTGGTCGAGCAGGGCTACATCTCCGAGGATCAGCTCCGCGTTCTTCGCAAGAGCCTGGATGGCGAGATCGGCGAAGATCTGGAACTGCAGCGAACCGTACAGGTCGAACCGGAAAGAACAGTGCGCGTCGAGGAAGGTGAAGAGACGCTGCTCCTTGATCCCGGCGAGGCGGGGCTTCTGGCCGAAGAAACCGTCCCGGAGAGCCCCGCCGAGGGGCAGCCGGATCAGCAAAGCTCGGCCTCCGTGGAGCTCTGGAAGGCAGACTCGAGCGAGCTTTCACCGCGCGAGGCTCCTCCGGCTGAGCCGGCTCTGACCGAAGAATCCCCCATTTCCTCAAACGTGTCCCAGGGCGCATCGAGATCGGCGGCCGCCCAGCGTGTTTCCAGCGCGCGGCAGATGACCGATGCGGATCGAGACAGGATTCGTCGCGCCGCGGCGGGGGAGAACCTGGACCTTGTCGGCGTAAACCTCGGCGGCTATCGGATCGAAGGACGACTGGGTTCCGGCGGCATGGGCGATGTCTACGAGGCGACGCAGATCGCCCTGGATCGCCGCGTGGCGCTGAAGGTCCTGCCAACCCACATGGCGAAGCATGAGAATTACATTAACAAGTTTTTCGAAGAGGCTCGCACGCTCGCCTCCTTCACGCACGCGAACATCGTTCAAGTCTACGATGTCGGAGAGGCGGAAGGACTCCACTACTTCACGATGGAGAAGGTGGAGGGACACACGCTGCGCGACTTGATCTCCGAGGATGAAACGGTCCCCGTCGAGGTCTGCACGAATCTTATGAAGCAGTGTCTTCGCGGACTGCACCGGGCGAAGAAGGCCGGCGTGATCCACCGCGATATCAAGCCGGGGAATATCCTGATCAGCGACCAGGGCGATCTCAAGCTCGTGGACTTTGGCCTGGCGGCGATCATTTCCGATTCGGGCGCTTTCGAAAGCGACGAGATTGTCGGAACGCCGCTGTACATCTCGCCGGAACAGGCCGCCGGCCTGCCGCAGACGTTCAAGACCGACATGTATTCGCTCGGTGCGACCTTCTACCACCTTTGCACAGGCGAGCCGCCCTACCGCGGCAAGAGCTCCTACGAGACGACGCAACTCCATATCGAGGCCCCCATTCCGAACGCCAGCGATCGGAAGTCGGAGATTCCCCCGACGTTCAGCGCGATTCTCCAGAAGATGATGGCGAAGCAGCCGGAGGAGCGCTTCAAGGACTACAACGATCTGTTCCAGATGATCGAGGCGTTCGAACTTGCCGAAGGAATCATCAAGTCGCCGACAGACTTCCTGGCCGAGTCGCTGCTGAACATCGGCGACCGCGGTGTCCGGCACATCTGGAGAAAGATCGGCCTGATGTCGGCGGTGGGGCTAGCACTGACGGTGCTGGCGATCGCCGTTCACAACCTGCTGCGCAGTTGGGGGCACCATAGTTGGCTGTCGCTGACCGGCGACGTGGGCACGGCGTTCTTCGCGATGGCGGTTCTCTTCATTGCCTATGTGGCAATGGCGCGCCGACGAATGATTCCAGTCTTCGGGCAAATCCGCGTCTGGATGTACGCGCACATCTTCTGCGCGCTGATTTCATTCTTTCTCGTAACGATCCACAGCGGAAACTTCTTCCAATGGTTTTATACCAAGGATGGCGGGTTTCTATCTAAAGGCCAAGTGACTTACCAATACGCCGATCGTAACATCTACGATTTCGTGCCGATCATTCCGTTCCTGAACAGTCTGATCTTCCTTGTCGTGATTGTCAGCGGCCTGGTTGGCGCAACGATCTGGCGCGATATCTCGAAACAAGTCACGCTCGAGCGCATTCAGGCCGGAAAGAATCCGCCGCCGAAGGACACGCGCATGACCATGTCCGTGTTCTCGCAAACGGTGTTCAAATTCTGGCGCATTATTCACTACCCGCTGGCCGTGGCGTTGGGGCTGCTGACGTTGCTCCATGTGCTCAGTATCCTCTGGTATCGGGGGATGTGA
- a CDS encoding class I SAM-dependent methyltransferase, with protein sequence MRPLPAVETNDYFEGPEAVARMDEADCARRDFLRARLERLGAANGLLFEIGCGTGRVLEMARETGWQVAGIELSAALADQARALNPGASIPVGDVLEVEDLPWGECAAVVGLDVIEHVLDPVAMLQRVARLLQPGGAVLLHTPNARSIRARLHREHWNMRIPEYHFHLATPAGIEAALEKAGLRLEALSTTSGTGKTDGFRRLAEAGKGALLRPLRLGNALEVLARK encoded by the coding sequence ATGCGACCCCTGCCCGCAGTGGAGACCAACGACTATTTCGAAGGCCCGGAAGCGGTCGCGCGAATGGATGAGGCAGACTGCGCACGGCGGGATTTTCTTCGCGCTCGGCTCGAACGTTTGGGCGCGGCGAATGGTCTGCTCTTCGAGATTGGCTGCGGCACGGGTCGAGTCCTGGAGATGGCGCGCGAGACGGGCTGGCAGGTCGCGGGCATCGAACTTTCGGCGGCCCTGGCCGATCAAGCGCGCGCCTTGAATCCCGGCGCGAGCATCCCCGTCGGCGACGTGCTCGAAGTCGAGGATCTCCCTTGGGGAGAGTGCGCCGCGGTCGTCGGTCTCGACGTGATCGAGCACGTCCTGGATCCGGTCGCGATGCTCCAGCGAGTGGCGCGTCTCCTCCAGCCCGGCGGCGCCGTCCTTCTCCATACGCCGAACGCTCGGTCCATCCGGGCGCGCCTCCATCGGGAGCACTGGAACATGCGGATTCCGGAGTACCACTTCCACCTGGCGACGCCGGCCGGGATCGAGGCGGCTCTTGAGAAGGCAGGACTGCGCCTGGAAGCCCTCTCCACGACCAGTGGCACGGGAAAAACCGACGGTTTCAGACGGCTTGCCGAAGCGGGCAAAGGCGCCCTGCTCCGGCCTCTGCGGCTGGGCAATGCGCTGGAGGTCCTTGCTCGTAAGTAA